The Alkalinema sp. FACHB-956 genome includes a region encoding these proteins:
- a CDS encoding DUF370 domain-containing protein: MEIKLINIGFGNIVSANRVIAIVSPESAPIKRIITDARERGELVDATYGRRTRAVIITDSGHVILSAIQPETVANRFVTAKESNHDD, encoded by the coding sequence ATGGAAATTAAGTTAATTAATATTGGTTTTGGTAACATTGTGTCTGCGAATCGGGTGATTGCGATCGTCAGCCCGGAATCTGCCCCCATCAAACGGATTATTACGGATGCGCGGGAACGGGGCGAGTTGGTCGATGCCACCTATGGTCGGCGTACCCGTGCTGTGATTATTACGGATTCTGGACATGTCATTTTGTCCGCCATTCAACCGGAAACCGTAGCCAATCGGTTTGTCACTGCGAAGGAATCGAATCACGATGATTAG
- a CDS encoding NFACT RNA binding domain-containing protein has translation MQPVDFTTLMAICHELRQTWLPARLEQVYQRDRYTLSLALRTLQGRSWLTISWHPQAARLHIGDPPPRQPDTFTFSQQLWHQLGGLALVAIDLVAPFERVLVLQFAKRPGDPILWQVYVEIMGQYSNVILVNQAQEIVTAAYQVSDRQSRIRSIQTGDPYELPPRPTSAVPTLEDPYDRWQDRIQLIPGPLGKTLLKTYRGLSSTLVAELVTHADLDPTIGTDQLQTSDWERLFQAWQTWLHTLADCTFSPHLTAQGYSVLGWNQPEVAHPGDWASLTAQEILQRYYTDRLNEQTFRQLQHQLQQRLANLLSKLCLKRDGFLDRLQASDRSDELRQQADLLMAHLHLGEPGMSQIELPDFETGQPIRVSLSPEKNLVQNAQSLYKQYQKLTRARAAIDPLLANVQSEIHYLEQVDTALRQLETYTTIADLDTLEEIREELIQQGYLEDPTYRRESQGQDRASEPHHYPTPAGFELLIGRNNRQNDQLTFRTAGDYDLWFHTQEIPGSHVLLRIPPGSVPDEADLQFAADLAAYYSQARQSEQVPVIYTQPKHVYKPKGAKPGTVIYKQEQILWGNPQRGLSWLREEKKI, from the coding sequence GTGCAGCCCGTTGATTTCACCACTTTGATGGCGATTTGCCATGAGCTAAGGCAAACTTGGCTCCCCGCCCGTCTAGAACAAGTTTACCAACGCGATCGCTATACTCTTTCTCTGGCACTGCGCACATTACAGGGCCGGAGCTGGCTCACGATTTCCTGGCATCCCCAAGCTGCACGGCTTCACATTGGCGATCCACCTCCCCGTCAACCCGATACGTTTACTTTTAGTCAACAGCTTTGGCATCAATTGGGGGGGTTGGCACTGGTAGCGATCGATCTGGTTGCCCCCTTCGAGCGGGTTCTCGTCCTCCAGTTTGCCAAGCGTCCTGGGGATCCAATTCTGTGGCAGGTGTACGTGGAAATCATGGGGCAGTACAGCAATGTGATTTTGGTCAACCAAGCCCAGGAAATTGTGACTGCCGCTTACCAAGTGAGCGATCGTCAATCTCGAATTCGATCGATCCAAACGGGGGATCCCTACGAACTCCCGCCCAGACCCACCAGTGCCGTTCCCACCCTGGAAGATCCCTACGATCGTTGGCAAGACCGCATTCAGTTGATCCCAGGGCCACTGGGAAAAACCTTACTGAAAACCTATCGCGGCCTCAGTTCTACCTTGGTGGCGGAGTTAGTCACCCATGCTGACCTCGATCCCACGATCGGCACGGATCAACTCCAAACCAGCGATTGGGAGCGATTATTTCAGGCTTGGCAAACCTGGCTGCATACCTTGGCAGATTGCACCTTTTCCCCCCACCTTACGGCGCAGGGTTACTCGGTGCTGGGCTGGAACCAACCGGAGGTTGCCCACCCAGGCGACTGGGCCAGTTTAACCGCTCAAGAAATTCTGCAACGCTACTATACCGATCGCCTCAACGAACAAACCTTTCGGCAACTTCAGCACCAATTGCAGCAGCGACTGGCCAATCTTCTGAGTAAGCTATGCCTTAAACGGGATGGCTTTCTCGATCGCCTCCAAGCCAGCGATCGATCGGATGAACTGCGGCAACAGGCTGATCTTCTAATGGCACATTTGCATTTGGGCGAACCCGGCATGAGCCAGATCGAACTCCCAGATTTTGAAACTGGACAACCGATTCGAGTTTCTCTCAGTCCGGAAAAAAATCTGGTACAAAACGCCCAAAGCTTATATAAGCAGTACCAAAAACTGACCCGGGCCCGAGCGGCGATCGATCCCCTATTAGCCAACGTGCAGTCAGAAATCCATTATCTCGAACAGGTAGACACGGCTCTGCGCCAGTTGGAAACCTACACCACGATCGCCGATCTAGATACCCTCGAAGAAATTCGGGAAGAACTGATCCAGCAAGGCTACCTGGAGGATCCCACCTATCGCCGGGAATCCCAGGGGCAAGATCGGGCCAGCGAACCCCACCATTACCCCACTCCCGCCGGGTTTGAACTTCTGATTGGCCGCAACAATCGCCAAAATGACCAACTCACCTTTCGGACTGCGGGCGACTATGACCTCTGGTTCCACACCCAGGAAATCCCCGGCAGCCATGTACTACTGCGGATACCGCCAGGTAGCGTTCCCGACGAAGCCGATCTCCAATTCGCCGCTGACCTGGCCGCCTATTACAGCCAAGCCCGCCAAAGTGAACAGGTTCCCGTGATCTACACCCAGCCTAAGCATGTTTACAAACCCAAGGGAGCCAAGCCAGGAACGGTGATTTATAAACAGGAACAAATTCTTTGGGGCAATCCCCAACGGGGGTTATCCTGGCTTCGTGAAGAGAAAAAGATTTAG
- a CDS encoding glycosyltransferase — translation MPSYALVHEWLTPKATGGSELVVQEILQHIDADLYALIDFESRNPKSYLYRRQIGHTFLQRFPFAEQGVQKYLPLLPLAIEQLDLGHYDIILSSSHAVAKGVLTKAHQMHVCYCHAPMRYAWDLTFDYLSSSRSGRGLPGILTRYLLHQLRQWDVLSANRVDYFVANSKTTARRIWRCYRREAEVIYPPVAVDRFPLVTEKQDFYLTVSRLVSYKKVDLIVEAFNQLGLPLVVIGDGPDLPKIRQRAKANIQLLGWQSNAVVERYMAQAKAFVYAAYEDFGIAPVEAQASGTPVIAYAAGGTGESVKDVRQWGSQGTGMLFPQQSIASLQETIQAFERHYQQLQPEVIHQHALGFQPTVFRDRYLEFLDRSYAQFQTQHQFDRPDL, via the coding sequence ATGCCAAGTTACGCCCTTGTCCATGAGTGGTTGACCCCCAAAGCCACTGGCGGATCCGAACTCGTCGTCCAGGAAATTTTGCAACATATCGATGCAGACCTCTACGCCCTGATTGACTTTGAGTCCCGCAATCCTAAGAGCTATCTCTATCGCCGCCAGATCGGCCACACATTTCTGCAACGGTTTCCCTTCGCAGAGCAAGGCGTACAGAAATACTTACCCTTGCTGCCCTTGGCGATCGAGCAGTTGGATTTGGGCCACTATGACATTATTTTGTCGTCCTCCCATGCCGTAGCCAAAGGCGTATTGACCAAAGCCCACCAAATGCATGTGTGTTACTGCCATGCCCCTATGCGTTATGCCTGGGATTTGACCTTTGATTATCTCAGCAGCAGTCGATCGGGGCGGGGGTTACCCGGCATCCTGACCCGCTATTTACTGCACCAACTGCGCCAATGGGATGTTCTTTCGGCCAACCGAGTAGATTATTTTGTCGCCAATTCAAAAACGACAGCGCGACGGATTTGGCGGTGCTATCGGCGGGAGGCAGAGGTGATTTATCCCCCCGTCGCCGTCGATCGCTTTCCTCTCGTGACTGAAAAACAAGACTTTTATCTCACGGTTTCCCGATTGGTGAGTTACAAGAAGGTCGATTTGATTGTCGAAGCCTTTAATCAACTGGGTTTACCGTTAGTGGTAATTGGTGATGGGCCAGACTTACCTAAAATCCGCCAACGTGCCAAAGCCAATATTCAACTGCTTGGCTGGCAATCCAATGCGGTGGTTGAACGCTACATGGCCCAAGCCAAAGCCTTTGTGTATGCGGCCTACGAGGATTTTGGCATCGCCCCGGTGGAAGCCCAAGCCTCTGGCACGCCTGTGATTGCCTATGCCGCCGGGGGCACCGGAGAAAGCGTGAAGGATGTTCGCCAGTGGGGATCCCAGGGTACAGGGATGCTCTTTCCCCAGCAGTCGATCGCCAGCTTACAGGAAACGATCCAAGCCTTTGAACGTCATTACCAACAACTGCAACCAGAGGTGATCCATCAGCACGCCCTGGGATTTCAGCCCACGGTCTTTCGCGATCGGTACTTGGAATTCCTCGATCGCAGCTACGCCCAGTTCCAAACCCAGCATCAATTCGATCGTCCCGACCTATGA
- a CDS encoding sugar transferase: protein MTADSQVAAGQVIRSRSKSRRGKPPLWTLLDRAIVKRLFDIVFSFSVLILFSPVYLLLALLVALSSDGPVFYIQERVGKQGRHFGCIKFRTMVNHADRLLVEMLASSPHLQQEFEDNFKLKHDPRITWIGHFLRITSLDEFPQFWNVLMGDMSVVGPRPLVPEELHRYGDAIEQVLSIRPGITGLWQVSGRNDIPYPQRVRMDAYYVNHRRFWLDLWLIVKTVRVVLFPKNNGAY from the coding sequence ATGACTGCCGATAGCCAAGTTGCTGCGGGCCAGGTCATTCGAAGTCGGTCAAAGTCTCGCCGGGGCAAACCGCCGCTTTGGACTTTACTGGATCGAGCGATCGTCAAACGCCTTTTTGATATTGTTTTTTCTTTCTCTGTCCTCATTCTTTTCTCTCCGGTCTACCTGCTTTTGGCCCTACTGGTTGCCCTCAGTTCCGATGGGCCTGTGTTCTACATCCAAGAGCGCGTCGGTAAGCAGGGTCGGCACTTCGGCTGCATTAAATTCCGCACCATGGTTAATCACGCCGATCGGCTACTGGTGGAAATGTTGGCCAGTTCACCCCACCTACAACAAGAATTTGAGGACAATTTCAAGCTGAAACACGATCCGCGCATTACCTGGATCGGTCATTTTCTGCGGATCACCAGTTTGGATGAGTTCCCTCAGTTTTGGAACGTCCTGATGGGCGATATGAGCGTCGTTGGCCCACGCCCTTTGGTACCGGAAGAACTGCACCGCTACGGCGATGCGATCGAGCAAGTGCTTTCGATTCGACCCGGTATTACGGGCCTATGGCAGGTTTCTGGACGCAACGACATTCCCTATCCCCAACGAGTTCGCATGGATGCCTACTATGTGAACCATCGCCGATTCTGGTTAGATCTTTGGCTGATTGTCAAAACGGTGCGCGTTGTTCTTTTTCCCAAAAATAACGGTGCCTACTAG
- the gmd gene encoding GDP-mannose 4,6-dehydratase: protein MTQRKRALITGITGQDGSYLSELLLEQGYEVHGIIRRTSTFNTDRIDHIYEDPHAEGARLFLHYGDLTDGTMLGRIIEEVQPHEIYNLGAQSHVRVSFDSPEYTADSVGMGALRLLEAVRDYQQRTGNEVRYYQAGSSEMYGKVLEVPQSELTPFYPRSPYACAKVFAHWQTVNYRESYNLFACNGILFNHESPRRGETFVTRKITRAVARIAAGKQKKLFMGNLDSKRDWGYAKDYVRAMWLMLQQSEPDDYVVATGETHSVKEFLDLAFSRVNLDWQQYVEFDPRYLRPAEVDLLIGTPAKAKEKLGWEPSVTFEELVNLMVDADLRAVGIDAPAGPVNSENAIVRENVAAMSF from the coding sequence ATGACGCAACGTAAGCGGGCATTGATTACAGGGATTACCGGGCAAGATGGTTCCTATTTAAGCGAACTCTTGCTGGAGCAGGGCTACGAAGTGCACGGGATTATCCGTCGTACCTCCACCTTCAACACCGATCGGATCGACCACATCTACGAAGATCCGCACGCAGAAGGAGCACGCCTGTTCCTGCACTACGGTGACCTGACCGATGGCACCATGCTGGGTCGCATCATCGAAGAAGTCCAACCCCACGAGATTTACAACCTGGGTGCCCAGTCCCACGTTCGGGTCAGCTTTGACTCTCCGGAATACACTGCTGACAGCGTAGGCATGGGGGCTCTGCGCCTATTGGAAGCCGTACGGGACTACCAGCAACGCACTGGCAATGAAGTGCGTTATTACCAAGCCGGTTCTTCCGAAATGTACGGCAAAGTGCTGGAAGTGCCCCAGAGCGAACTAACCCCCTTCTATCCCCGCAGCCCCTATGCCTGCGCCAAGGTTTTTGCCCACTGGCAAACCGTCAATTACCGTGAGTCCTACAATCTATTTGCCTGCAACGGGATTCTGTTTAACCATGAATCTCCCCGTCGAGGCGAAACCTTTGTGACCCGCAAAATTACCCGTGCAGTCGCTCGCATTGCAGCTGGGAAACAAAAGAAACTGTTCATGGGTAACCTGGATTCCAAGCGGGACTGGGGTTACGCTAAGGACTACGTGCGGGCTATGTGGCTGATGTTGCAGCAATCCGAACCCGATGATTACGTTGTAGCGACGGGTGAAACCCACTCGGTCAAAGAATTCCTCGATCTAGCCTTTAGTCGAGTCAACCTAGACTGGCAGCAGTATGTAGAATTTGATCCTCGCTATCTGCGCCCAGCAGAAGTGGATCTGTTGATTGGCACCCCTGCGAAGGCGAAGGAAAAGCTGGGTTGGGAACCCTCCGTTACCTTCGAAGAATTGGTCAATCTCATGGTGGATGCGGATCTGCGGGCCGTCGGTATTGACGCCCCCGCTGGCCCAGTGAATTCCGAGAATGCGATCGTGCGGGAAAACGTAGCCGCGATGTCTTTCTAA
- a CDS encoding GDP-L-fucose synthase, which translates to MTSAAIDLSNKRIVVTGGAGFLGKQVVQQLIAAGANPDKISIPRSKDYDLRQWEACQRAVANQDIVIHLAAHVGGIGLNREKPAELFYDNLMMGTQLIHAAHQAGVEKFTCVGTICAYPKFTPVPFKEEDIWNGYPEETNAPYGVAKKALLVQLQSYRQQYGFNGIYLLPVNLYGPEDNFDPRSSHVIPALIRKVHEAQLRGDKEIPVWGDGSPTREFLYSEDAARGIVMGTTSYNHEDPVNLGTNREISIKDLIELICQLMEFDGKIVWETEQPNGQPRRCLDTQRAKERFGFEAKVSFEEGLKNTIEWYRANAQ; encoded by the coding sequence ATGACTTCAGCAGCGATCGACCTTTCTAATAAGCGCATTGTCGTCACAGGCGGTGCCGGATTTCTCGGTAAACAGGTGGTGCAGCAATTAATCGCTGCCGGAGCCAATCCTGATAAGATTTCCATTCCCCGATCGAAGGACTATGACCTGCGGCAATGGGAAGCCTGTCAACGGGCCGTCGCTAACCAGGATATTGTGATCCACCTTGCGGCCCACGTCGGCGGCATTGGCCTAAACCGGGAAAAACCCGCCGAATTGTTCTACGACAACCTGATGATGGGGACGCAGCTGATCCATGCAGCCCATCAAGCGGGCGTGGAGAAATTTACCTGCGTGGGTACCATTTGCGCCTACCCCAAATTCACCCCGGTGCCCTTCAAAGAAGAAGACATTTGGAACGGCTATCCCGAGGAAACCAACGCCCCCTATGGTGTTGCTAAAAAAGCGCTCTTGGTACAGCTTCAGTCCTATCGTCAGCAGTACGGGTTTAACGGCATTTACCTACTGCCTGTGAATCTCTACGGGCCAGAAGATAACTTCGATCCCCGCAGTTCCCACGTGATTCCGGCGCTGATTCGGAAAGTCCACGAAGCACAACTCCGAGGAGACAAAGAAATTCCGGTCTGGGGCGATGGCAGTCCGACACGGGAATTTTTGTATTCGGAAGACGCTGCCCGAGGCATCGTCATGGGCACCACTTCCTATAACCACGAAGATCCGGTGAACTTGGGAACCAATCGGGAAATTTCCATTAAGGATCTGATCGAACTGATCTGTCAGTTGATGGAATTCGACGGCAAAATTGTTTGGGAAACGGAGCAACCCAACGGCCAACCCCGCCGATGTTTGGATACGCAACGGGCTAAGGAGCGGTTTGGGTTTGAAGCGAAGGTTAGCTTTGAAGAAGGACTGAAAAATACGATCGAGTGGTATCGGGCCAATGCTCAGTAA
- a CDS encoding Uma2 family endonuclease has protein sequence MGVTRHESNTTIMTLAEYLAYDDGTDTRYELVNGERYPMPSESDLNNLIAIVLLAEFLKFLPPMRLRRGTELVTSGTRATIRIPDLMILPDELITLLSGASRSLITLDMPPPILVIEIASPGVSNQDRDYRFKRSEYAARGIEEYWIVDPTQAKVTIFTLVAGFYEEQVFTKRDRIISPHYPDFGLTVAQLLQSGNSMGS, from the coding sequence ATGGGCGTAACGCGACATGAGTCCAACACAACAATAATGACGCTGGCTGAATATTTGGCCTATGACGATGGCACCGACACCCGCTACGAACTGGTGAACGGAGAACGATATCCCATGCCTTCTGAGAGTGATCTGAATAATCTCATCGCGATCGTGCTGCTGGCAGAATTTCTGAAGTTCCTGCCACCCATGCGCCTGCGACGGGGAACTGAACTCGTCACCAGTGGAACAAGAGCAACCATCCGCATTCCGGATTTAATGATTTTGCCCGATGAGCTGATCACCCTCCTCAGCGGTGCGAGCCGCAGTCTCATCACCCTGGATATGCCACCCCCCATTTTGGTCATTGAAATTGCATCCCCCGGAGTCAGCAACCAAGACCGAGACTATCGGTTCAAGCGATCGGAATATGCAGCCCGAGGCATTGAAGAGTATTGGATTGTGGATCCTACACAAGCAAAAGTAACCATCTTCACTTTGGTCGCTGGATTTTATGAAGAACAGGTTTTCACAAAGCGCGATCGCATTATTTCGCCCCATTACCCTGACTTTGGCTTGACCGTAGCGCAACTCCTGCAAAGTGGCAATTCCATGGGCAGCTAG
- a CDS encoding thioredoxin-like domain-containing protein: protein MVRVRAPQFPQNLTWLNSAALSIASLRGQPILLDFWTYGCINCLHILPELHQLAEKYYSCLTLIGVHTAKFDAENTIAGIQGAIARYDIRHPVVVDHDRRIWDAYAVRAYPTFVLIDAQGYVVLTAIGEGQLARIESALQALVGSEATPAIAIPPPPDPHLESLRFPGKVLADRTSDRLFIADSGHHRIVVTDFLGQMSQTIGQGQAGFQDGDGIAAQFSHPQGLALDPEKQVLYVADTGNHAIRKIDLKTTQVSTIAGTGVQGPWLHPHGGLAQHVALNSPWDVLWHDRALWIAMAGSHQIWRLDMVTNQLQTWAGTGAEGCFDGNAERAAFAQPSGLATDGRSLFVADCESSTVRAIALDGDAIVTSVCGSGNLYDFGDLDGQGEGVRLQHCLGLAYDPSSNQPDLWVADTYNHKIKRVNPATGQCKTMFTDFAEPAGLAIAQNWLFVADTNQHRIVRLDWQTGDRCILPLPQLCPPGLCRF, encoded by the coding sequence ATGGTTCGTGTGCGTGCACCCCAGTTTCCTCAAAATTTAACCTGGTTGAATAGTGCTGCTCTCTCGATCGCGTCATTGCGGGGGCAGCCTATTTTGTTGGATTTCTGGACCTACGGCTGTATCAACTGCCTGCACATTTTGCCAGAGCTGCACCAGCTGGCGGAAAAATATTACTCGTGCCTGACGCTGATCGGTGTGCATACGGCGAAATTTGATGCAGAAAATACGATCGCGGGGATTCAAGGCGCGATCGCGCGTTACGACATCCGTCATCCCGTGGTTGTGGATCACGATCGACGGATTTGGGATGCCTATGCGGTGCGGGCCTATCCAACCTTTGTGCTGATTGATGCCCAGGGCTATGTTGTACTGACGGCGATCGGGGAAGGGCAGTTGGCTCGCATTGAATCCGCTTTGCAGGCGCTCGTAGGCTCCGAGGCGACCCCCGCGATCGCGATCCCGCCACCCCCCGACCCGCACCTAGAATCTCTACGATTTCCCGGTAAAGTGCTGGCAGATCGCACCTCCGATCGCCTCTTCATTGCCGATTCTGGTCACCATCGCATTGTCGTGACTGATTTTTTGGGACAGATGAGCCAAACGATCGGACAGGGGCAGGCGGGATTTCAGGATGGTGACGGCATTGCGGCTCAGTTCTCCCATCCGCAAGGGTTAGCGCTGGATCCAGAGAAGCAAGTCCTATACGTGGCCGATACGGGCAATCATGCCATTCGCAAAATCGACTTGAAAACTACGCAGGTCAGCACGATCGCGGGAACAGGGGTTCAAGGTCCCTGGCTCCATCCCCACGGCGGACTGGCACAGCACGTCGCCTTAAATTCCCCCTGGGATGTGCTTTGGCACGATCGCGCCCTCTGGATTGCTATGGCTGGATCCCACCAGATTTGGCGACTGGATATGGTGACAAACCAGTTGCAAACCTGGGCAGGAACTGGGGCGGAAGGTTGTTTCGACGGCAATGCAGAGCGGGCAGCCTTTGCCCAGCCGAGTGGGTTGGCTACGGATGGCCGATCGCTCTTTGTGGCAGATTGTGAAAGCAGTACAGTCCGGGCTATTGCGCTAGATGGAGATGCGATCGTGACGAGCGTTTGTGGATCGGGGAATCTCTATGACTTTGGCGATCTGGATGGCCAGGGTGAAGGGGTACGGCTGCAACACTGCTTGGGTCTTGCTTATGATCCATCCAGTAATCAGCCCGATCTCTGGGTGGCGGATACCTACAACCACAAAATTAAACGGGTCAATCCTGCGACGGGGCAATGCAAAACGATGTTTACTGACTTTGCAGAACCTGCGGGATTAGCGATCGCTCAAAACTGGCTGTTTGTGGCGGATACCAACCAACACCGGATTGTGCGGCTAGATTGGCAAACGGGCGATCGATGCATTCTTCCCTTGCCGCAGCTTTGCCCGCCGGGACTTTGTCGGTTCTAG